From the Deltaproteobacteria bacterium genome, one window contains:
- a CDS encoding ABC transporter substrate-binding protein codes for MECLFAGGSMRLMGAIFLLVGLPFANSFGADKINFLYTARVMSQAYPWIAQEAGLFKKYDLDAPVVFVTPGAPSAAAILAGDSEVAEIGAATITRPFVLGNRDPVFIGGIKSALTHSIIAKPDIKRPEQLKGKRIGVSRIGSNPHYFAVQALRHYNIDAREVSFIQAGGAPETLAALVAQAIDAAVLTVPTDAQALRMGYHYVVYGPDLKIAYAATTLVTRRSIIAKRGPVIARFMRAMAEAAKIMHTDREFTYKIMEKYLRVDDRKLLEASYNVEIKALEPRLAMKLEGFQSTLDEIAPTEPRAKLIKPQEMIDTRYLDEMEKSGFFEQIWSGKR; via the coding sequence ATGGAATGTTTGTTCGCTGGAGGTTCCATGAGGTTGATGGGCGCGATTTTCTTGCTTGTCGGTTTGCCATTCGCAAATAGTTTCGGCGCCGATAAAATCAATTTTCTCTACACCGCGCGGGTCATGTCCCAGGCCTATCCGTGGATCGCGCAGGAGGCTGGGCTTTTCAAGAAGTACGATCTCGATGCGCCGGTGGTGTTCGTCACGCCGGGCGCACCGTCCGCGGCGGCGATTCTCGCCGGCGACAGCGAAGTGGCCGAGATCGGCGCGGCGACGATTACCCGGCCGTTTGTGCTGGGCAACCGCGATCCGGTTTTTATCGGCGGCATCAAGAGCGCCTTGACCCATAGCATTATCGCCAAGCCGGATATCAAACGGCCGGAGCAGTTGAAGGGAAAAAGAATCGGCGTGTCGCGCATCGGCAGCAATCCGCATTATTTTGCCGTGCAGGCATTGCGCCATTACAATATCGATGCGCGCGAAGTAAGTTTCATTCAGGCCGGCGGCGCGCCGGAAACATTGGCGGCGCTGGTGGCCCAGGCGATCGATGCCGCCGTCTTGACCGTGCCCACCGACGCCCAGGCGTTGCGCATGGGTTATCACTACGTCGTCTACGGTCCCGATCTAAAAATCGCCTACGCGGCGACGACTCTCGTGACGCGCCGTTCGATCATCGCCAAACGCGGCCCAGTGATCGCCCGCTTCATGCGCGCCATGGCCGAAGCGGCGAAGATCATGCATACCGATCGCGAATTTACTTATAAGATCATGGAAAAATATTTGCGCGTGGACGATCGCAAATTGTTGGAGGCGAGCTACAACGTCGAGATCAAAGCGTTGGAACCGCGCTTGGCGATGAAGCTCGAAGGTTTTCAATCGACGCTTGACGAAATCGCACCCACCGAACCGCGCGCGAAATTAATCAAACCGCAGGAAATGATCGACACGCGCTATCTCGACGAGATGGAGAAGAGCGGCTTCTTCGAGCAGATTTGGAGCGGGAAGCGGTAG